The DNA region AATTATGGTGGCTATCGCTACCGAAATTATGGTGGCTATCGCTATCGGAACTATGACGGCTATTACGGCCGCCGCTATTACCGGCATCGTAATAACGACGCCGCGGCCATTATTGGCGGATTGGCACTCGGTGCGATCATCGGCGGTGCTTTGGCTCAGCCACGTTACTATGCTCCGGCGGGCTACAATGGCGGCAACGCCCATACCCGCTGGTGCTATAATCAATACCGCTCCTACAGGGCCTGGGACAATACTTTCCAGCCGTACTATGGCCCGCGCCGGCAGTGCGTTTCGCCTTATTGATCGGCAAGCAACCGGAACCCGCCACCAAGCGGGTTTCTATTTCTATGCGGCTGATCGCAGGCCCCGCACCTTCCCAAGAATATCCTCCGAAAGCGCCGACACCAGCGCCTGATCGGCCCCTTTGCGCGGCACCAGCACGAATTCCACATCCTCCAGCAGCGGCAGCCTTGCCGCACCAATCTCTTTCAATCCGGAAGGAGCCATGCTGCGCGGCTGCACCAGCACGCCCATTCCAGCCCGCGCCGCGGCTGTCAAGCCACTGAGGCTGCCGCAGGTGCAGACGATCCGCCAAGGCACCTGCATCCGGCTGAGGGCCTCGAGCGCAATGGTCCGTGTCACGCTCGGCGGCGGGAAGGCAATCAGCGGCAGCGGTCCCTGCGCAAACACATGGTCCGGATCGCGCGCCAGCCAGACGAGCGGCTCGCGATAGACAAGCGTGCCGCGGGCATCGCCGAGCCGGCGCTTGGCGAGCACCAGATCGATCTCGCCATTGTCCTGCATCTCGTAGAGCGCTCCAGAGAGCGCTACCGTCAATTCCAGATCAACCGACGGATGCGACCGCACGAAATCCTCCAACACGGCCGGAAGCTGGCTTGTCACGAAATCTTCCGAGACACCGAGGCGGAGCCGGCCACGCAGGCTGCTATCCTTGAAAAGCGATTGAACCTGTCCCTCGATCGAAAGCATCATGCGCGCATGCGAAAGCAGCGCTTCCCCATCTCCGGTGAGTACGACCTTGTGGGTATCGCGAGCCAGCAGTTTTCGCCCGAGGGTAGTCTCCAGCCGCTGGATATGCTGGCTGACGGTCGATTGCCCAAGACCCAGCCGCTCGGCCGCGAGCGTGAAACTGCCCATCTGCTCGACGGCAACAAAACTGCGCAATTGCGTCAAATCAAGCACGGAAATCCCAGTTCGCGATAACTGTTATTCCTTGCATCCTGAATCATAATTAGCGACAAAGCAACGAGCTTCTGAAAATGCCGAGAGAGCATCATGCGCCGCTTCTTGCCCGATACCTTCACGATCCTGCTCGTCTGTACTGTCATTCTTGCCTCGCTGCTTCCGGCAAGCGGCACTTTCGCGGATTATTTTGGCGTCGCCACTAATCTTGCCATCGCTCTGCTCTTCTTCCTGCATGGCGCACGGCTCTCCAGTGACGTCGTCATTGCGGGCCTCTTGCACTGGCGGCTGCACCTCGTCATTCTGTTGACAACCTTCGCCATCTTCCCGCTGCTCGGCATGGGGCTTAGCCTGATCCCGGATTCGATCTTGCCGCGGCCGCTTTATCTCGGCATTCTTTTCCTGTGCGTCCTGCCATCCACGGTGCAGTCTTCGATTGCCTTCACCTCGATGGCAGCTGGCAATGTGCCGGCGGCCATCTGCTCGGCCTCTGCTTCCAACATCTTCGGCATGTTCCTGACGCCGCTGCTCGTCGGCCTGCTCTTTTCCGTTGGTGGCCATGGCGGCTTTTCCTGGGATGCGCTGGAGCAGATCCTGCTGCAACTGCTTGCGCCCTTCGTGGCCGGCCAGATCCTGCAGCCTTGGATCGGCAACTGGATCCGCGCGAAGAAAAAGGTCCTGATGCCGGTGGATCGCGGTTCGATCCTGATGGTCGTCTATCTCGCTTTCAGCACCGCGGTGGTCGAGGGACTGTGGCACACCTTCTCGGTAAGAGACATCGC from Rhizobium sullae includes:
- a CDS encoding bile acid:sodium symporter family protein, with the protein product MRRFLPDTFTILLVCTVILASLLPASGTFADYFGVATNLAIALLFFLHGARLSSDVVIAGLLHWRLHLVILLTTFAIFPLLGMGLSLIPDSILPRPLYLGILFLCVLPSTVQSSIAFTSMAAGNVPAAICSASASNIFGMFLTPLLVGLLFSVGGHGGFSWDALEQILLQLLAPFVAGQILQPWIGNWIRAKKKVLMPVDRGSILMVVYLAFSTAVVEGLWHTFSVRDIAVVVVLDMLLLAIVLMLTMHGSRFLGFNKADEITITFCGSKKSLASGVPMASVIFAGQSIGAIVLPLMLFHQIQLMVCAVIAQKYAAAAAHRITEEEAEEAASPA
- a CDS encoding BA14K family protein → MKKLAVALMSLVTAFAGIPPAEAFPVVNFEKPKVVSNIEQVQDRRLIIRRWNGRRYYPGYRNYGSYRYRNYGGYRYRNYGGYRYRNYDGYYGRRYYRHRNNDAAAIIGGLALGAIIGGALAQPRYYAPAGYNGGNAHTRWCYNQYRSYRAWDNTFQPYYGPRRQCVSPY
- a CDS encoding LysR substrate-binding domain-containing protein, with amino-acid sequence MLDLTQLRSFVAVEQMGSFTLAAERLGLGQSTVSQHIQRLETTLGRKLLARDTHKVVLTGDGEALLSHARMMLSIEGQVQSLFKDSSLRGRLRLGVSEDFVTSQLPAVLEDFVRSHPSVDLELTVALSGALYEMQDNGEIDLVLAKRRLGDARGTLVYREPLVWLARDPDHVFAQGPLPLIAFPPPSVTRTIALEALSRMQVPWRIVCTCGSLSGLTAAARAGMGVLVQPRSMAPSGLKEIGAARLPLLEDVEFVLVPRKGADQALVSALSEDILGKVRGLRSAA